The Scomber scombrus unplaced genomic scaffold, fScoSco1.1 SCAFFOLD_126, whole genome shotgun sequence genome window below encodes:
- the LOC133976818 gene encoding uncharacterized protein LOC133976818, whose amino-acid sequence EEEEEEEEEEEEEEEEEKKKKKKKKKKKKKKKK is encoded by the exons gaagaagaagaagaagaagaagaagaagaagaagaagaagaagaagaagaa aagaagaagaagaagaagaagaagaagaagaagaagaagaagaagaag